The window ATATCCGGATGCACGTCGGGTATGAAGGCTGTCATGAATGCGGTAGCTGCCGTATCGGCTGCCCGCATCAAAATATCCAATGGGAGTATCCAAAAGGTGGTCATGGTATTGTCTTTAGATTAGGTTAATCTTTAAGGGTGATTTGGGCTAACGTCATGTTAGCTCTTTTTTATTTGACCCGTTCATATATTGACCATATTGGTCAATATAATAGGATGGATAATAGGGTATAAGGTATTAATTTCGGAACTATGCTAAAGCTTTTAGACTAATTATATTGAATTATTAGAAAATATTTTCCGGGAAATAGATAATGATTTTCCAAAAATTAAAATCAGCTAATACCATAATAGAAAACGAAATATTTTTCATGATTGGATAAAAATCAACTCTCTTAGGCAAAATATGTCAGTATTAAAAACTAGGGAGGACGTAAGGACATGACTGAAACATTGTATGATAAAGTTGGTGGAGAAGAAGCTATTGCAAAGGTTGTTGATTATTTTTATCATGAGCTCGTGCTAAAGGATGAGACGGTTAATCAATTCTTTGAAAACACAGATATGGAAAAACAACGAAGACATCAAACAAAGTTTATCAGCTTTGCTTTAGGGGGGCCAAATCAATATTCTGGTCAATCGATGGCAAAGGCACATGAAGGCATGAATCTGCAGCCAGAGCATTTTCAAGCTATTGTCAATCACCTCCATGACGCATTGGCTCATTTTGGCGTAAATGAAAGTGATATTGATACCGCTTTAACGAAAGTAGCTACTTTAAAGGATGATATCATATATAAATAGATTTGGATGCCGGCATTCCTTAAGGATGGCCGGCATTTTTAGTGATAAAGAAGGCTTTGAAAGGACAAATTGATTCAAGTTCTGATATAATAGTTTTAATATTATGTAAAAATCATTATAATACATATTAGTAGTAGAAGATGGAGGTATCACAATGGGACAAGTAATAAAAAAAGAATTCGAAATTATTAGAACCAGATTACATGCTAGACTAGCAGAAATACCTGAAAACATGGCGGACATTCAACCAGAAGGCTTTAACAATAATATTCGTTGGAATATTGGGCATTTATTATTAGTAACTGAAAATTTCCTCTTTCCAGGAGAAGGAAATCTTCCAGCCTTGTATACTGAGTTATTTGCGCCGCGTACTAAGCCTGCTGACTGGTCTGGTGAGGTTCCAACGATTGCAGCACTTGTACAGAATTTAGAAGCACAATATAATCGTATGCTGAAAATTCCTAATGAAAAGTTTGATGAAAAGCTAGCTGAGCCTATCTTAGGTAATGCTACAGTCGGTGAACTAGCTGTTTTCGGCTGTTTCCACGAATCGTATCATTTAGGACAAATTATGGCCATGAAACGAACCATTGAAGCTGCGTTAGCTAAAACAGAATAATACCGAAAGGCTGAATTCAACTTTGAATTCAGCCTATCATATTTATATTTGATTGCGCTTTGATTAATCCCAGCCTGCCTGAGCATTCAATTTCGTTCTTGTCACATCCTCATTGTTTCCTCTCCACAAGGAGATGCCAAGCAGTAAAAAGGCAATCCCGGCTAACGCCTGAGAAATCCACAACCCAAATGGCGCTAATACAGCGATGACAGCAAGGACAAGAAGAGCCAATCCCCACCTAGTGTGAACACCCTTCCAAAAGGAAATCACGGCGAATAATAATAGGCCAACTAATACAGTATAAAGGGAAAGATTCACCCCGAAAACCGTTGTATGCAACCCAGATTCCATTAATTCAGGGGCACTCTGCTTAATATCTGCCACCACAAAGGTTTCAAACCATTTATAGCCCAGCCAGAGAAAGGTACCAAGTGATAAAAAAATAAAACTAAAAAGACCTAATCCGCCAAAGCTTTTATACTGTGAAAGATATAGACCTAAGATACCAAAGGCCATTAAACTGTACCCAACCTGGTTAAAATAGGTTGCGATAAAAGAATCTTGGTCAAAATAAAACCATACCTGAACAAGTGCAACTGCCCCCCCTCCTATAATTGAACTTAATCCAAAAAGGCGAAGCATGATGGAAAATGTCATTTTAATCACCTCTATACGGATTTATGTGTACTGTACAGTTCATTATATGCTCCTGCATTTCTATTTATGGTTGAGTGATATATTGAACTTAACTGGCGATAACAGGAAGGATACGTTCGTTTAGATATTGTTGGAAAAGTATTTCCAAAGTGATATATACTATATGGAGAGATTGATTAGAAGAAACTTCACTCTTTGAAAACAATCTGGAAAGTATCGATAGGAAGGAGTGTATGATTATGAAAAAGGGCTTTCTTGGATTAGGATTAATAGCGGCAGTGATTGTCATTTTTGGCATCATGTTAGCCTCTAGCTACAATGGCTTTGTTGATTTAGAGGAAAACGTGGATCAATCCTATGCGCAAATTGAAAATCAACTGCAAAGACGGCTTGATTTAATTCCAAATCTTGTGAATACAGTAAAAGGATACGCTTCACATGAAGAAGAAGTATTGACTGAGATTTCTGATGCCCGGGCGAGACTTGCAGGTGCCGGCTCACCAGAGGAAGAAGCAACGGCAAATGCTGAATTATCAGGTGCCTTAAGCCGATTACTTGTAGTGGTAGAGAATTATCCCAATTTAAAAGCGGACCAACAGTTCACGCAATTAATGGATGAATTGGCAGGGACAGAGAATCGAATCTCAGTAGCCCGTAAAGATTATAATGATCAGGTGGCCGTCTATAACAAAAAGGTAAAAAGCTTTCCGGGTGTGATCGTGGCAAATGTGACCGGATTTGATCAGAAAGAATATTTTGAAGCGGATCCTTCAGCAGCGAAAGCGCCAAGTGTTGACTTTGGAGATAATCAATAATGAAAGCACTGCGGATCTTCAGCATTTTATGGCTGCTACTCCCTTTTATAGGAGGGAAGGCAGAGGCTGAAGAAATTCAAATTCCTCCACCGGTCGGAGATATCTATGTTCAAGATTTTGCGGGTGTTTTAACTGAGCAGGAAGTTCTAGAATTGCGAAGCATCGGCAGGTCACTTGAGGACCAAACGACAGCACAAATTGTTGTGTTAACGATTGATTCCATCGGCGATAGTACTGTCGAAGAATTTGCAAATGAGGCGTTCCGGCAATACGGAATTGGAAATGCAGAACAAAATAATGGGATATTACTACTCATTGGGATGAATCCTTCTCCAGGAATGGAGGATCGGCCGTTAAGAATTGAGGTAGGCTATGGCTTAGAAGGTCGCCTTCCTGATGGAAAGGTTGGTCGGATTCTTGATGACATCACAATACCCTATTTGAAAAATGAACAACTTGGATTTGCTATTACGGAAACCTACAAGGTTTTAGCTAATGAAGTATACAGTGAATATGGAATTGAAGGAGCACAACAATCTGTTGAAGTTCCGTTAGTTGAGACAACAGAAGATGAGGGAGTCGGAATTCCCTCATGGCTGTTGCTGATTATTGTTGTAATTGTTATATTTTTAGATTTTAAATTTTTTGGTGGATTCCTAACCCATATTTTATTATCTATCCTGTCTCGTGGCGGGGGCAGAGGTGGAGGAGATGGTCCACGCGGTGGGGGAGGAGGATCCTCTGGAGGCGGTGGTGCAAGCAGGGGGTGGTAACTAGCAGATCTGTATGGTCGCGCTTAAATAAAAAAGTCTTGATGATGGGAGTATCGTCAAGACTTTTTGTTTTTCCTAATTATTGTTAAGCACTGAAGCTTTCATTTTCAAAGATTGGGAGCTTTAATGTAAAACAGGTTCCTTTTCCATACTCGCTGCTTACCTGGATGGTCCCATGCATGCTTTTTATAATACTATAGGAGACCATCATGCCTAAGCCGGTTCCTTTTTCCTTTGTTGTAAAATAAGGTTCGCCAAGACGATTAATTTGCTCTTGTGTCATGCCGTTTCCTTCATCCTGAATATTTATTTGAACCTGATTGTCGATATAACCATTCGTAATGGTTAGCTCACCATTGGATTTCATCGACTCGATTCCATTCTTCAAAATATTAATTAAACATTGCTGGAATTTTTTTCTTTCTCCTTTTGTAAAATAATCATGGTCCAGGAGCGTTAGCTTTATTTCCACCCCATTCATGGTTGCTAAAGGAATCACAACCTTTACAGCATGCTGAATTTCTTCGTTTATGTTGATTTTTTCTTCCCGATCTGGTGTAGGCTTTGCAAAGGTTAAGTAATCGTTTATAACCTCTGTTGCTCGGTCCAATTCTTTTAAAGCGATGTCACTATACTGTTTTCTTGAATCCTCATTGATATCATCTGATAATAATTGAATAAAGCCCCTTGCTGCTGTCAGAGGGTTACGTACCTCATGTGAAATGCTTGCGGCCAAATGGCTGACCGTTTGTAATTTCTCTGCTTTAATAAGCTTTTGCAATACCTGGAAATTGGTTTTTATTCCTTCCCATAAAAAGGTTGCCATTGACATGGCAATGGTATGGATAATGGATAGCTGTAACCAAAACTTAATACTAATTTCATAATTAAATTGAACCTTTGCTAGCAGCAGCGTAAAGGAAATTCCGATAAATGTTAGGATTAAATTTAAAATGACCTTATGCTTCAGCAGCAGCTTTGAGTAAAACTTCGAGATGAAAATAATGATAAATCCCAAAATCGTAAAGGATACTAGTGAGGAATAAAAACCGTCACCACCCTGAACATAACGAATGATAAGCGTTAAGATCATCATCAGATAACCCAATTTATATCCACCGTATAGTCCGCCTAAAATAAAAGGAATCCATCGTAAATCCCAAATGAAATTTTCATTTGTGTATACAGGAAACATCATACATAAGATGAGAGAAATGATTGGAAATAGAGAAAGAGTCCAGTCTCGTATGCTTTCCAAACGGTATGCATATTTAAACATGTATAGGATTTGCATTAGGCATAACGCCAGCAGAATAAATAAAAAATTGATAAGTAAATCTTTTGTAACAAGATCCATAGGTGCACCGTGCCTTCAAGAATTTTAAATTTTCACAAATTATAATAAAATCATACCAAGAGACGGAATTTTTTGCTAGAAAAAAATAACAAAATACTAGTTTTGTTCATAAGGTTTGAAATTAGCTGCGATATATTTTTTTCTTTAAGTAGAGAAGTCCTCGAATTTTAGGGTTAAACAATCTAGCTGTGATATATATCACTTTAAATGCGGTAGAAAAGTACTATTCTGAATTTTGGAGGAAATAGAGAACAATTAATTCAACTAGCAGCAAAGAGGAGAGAATAGGTGGATGAAAAGAGGAATTACATGGCAGCTTGGTATGATGATAGTTTGTGTACTATTTGTTTCAATGTTGATTACATCTGTATCTAACTACTGGGTAACGTATAAACATACATATAGAGCTGCGGGAATTGAAGCAGTTGGATGCGCTAACATCACAACAGGTTTAATTTCACCAGGTGATATTGAGAAAGCAATCAATGGGGATATAATAACACGTGAAGCATTAGAAAAGACGATTAGCTGGACAGTCGAACATAAACAAATTTTTGAAAATCAATATATCATTCAAATGGATGGGACAATCCTAGCAGCTGATGAGAGTATGAAAAAACAAGGATTTAAGGCTGGGGATACTTTCTACATTGATGAACAACTAATCGAGACGCTAAAGGAAACAAAGCATCCACAATACTCTGATATCTATGAGTTTGGCGGTATGAAACGTTTAACCGGGTACGCTCCGATTTTTAAGGACCATGATCCTAGTAAAGAAATCATTGCATTAAATGCTATTGACTTCGATGCAAAAATCGTAACTGAAAGAACCTGGGAGTCTGTGAAGGGAACTGTTATCTTGGGTCTGTTGCCAATGATTATCGCATGTTTGATCACTATCTGGATGATTAGAAGAAGAACAAAACCAATCACTAGTTTAATAGAGTATGCAAAATGCATTGCAGACGGTGATCTATCTGTTGAAAATGTTAATACGAAAAATAATGATGAAATTGGCGAATTGGGTAATGCCCTTAATTTTATGGCAAAAAATTTACGTGAACTGATTCAGCAGGTTAGCTCCAGTGCCGAACGTGTAGCTACTTCCTCCGTGGACTTACATCAAATAGCAAAGCAAACGAATCATGCAACAGAGCAGATTTCCATATCGATGAGTGAAATCGCATACAGTGTTGACAAACAAGTTCAAAGTGTAGAAGAAACTGCTCAAACCGTAAGTGAAATTTCAGCTGGAGTCAATGTAATTTCCGATAATGCCCATAGTGTTACCATGACTGCAAAGAAGACCTCTGAAAAAGCGGAAGAAGGCGGTCTAGCCATCAAAACAGCCGTAAATCAAATGAATTCCATTCAGGAAACAGTTAATGGGCTAGCCGAAGCGGTAAAAGGATTAGGAGTCCGATCAGAGGAAATTGGTCAAATTGTTGAGGTAATTACCGGGATTGCAGCTCAAACTAATTTACTAGCCTTAAATGCAGCAATTGAAGCAGCCAGGGCAGGGGAGCATGGACGAGGTTTTGCCGTTGTAGCAGGTGAAGTTCGAAAATTAGCTGAACAATCAGCTATGTCAGCAAAACAAATTTCAATCTTAATCTCGACGATTCAGGATGATACGAGTAAAGCAGTTCTTTCGATGGAAGTGGTTTCGAAAGAAGTAGCATCAGGAATTGAAGTGGTTCATACGGCAGGCGGCTCCTTTGAAATTATTGAGGAATCGATTTTTGAGGTAACAGAGCAGATTCAAGCCGTATCTGCAGCAGTTCATCAAATGGTAGCAGGTACGGAGCAAATGGTTCAATCTATGCGATTTATTACAGATGCTGCGGAAAATGCTGCATCGGGCACACAGCAAGTGTCGGCAGCAACCGATGAACAGCTGGCCTCAATGGAAGAAATCTCAGCCTCTGCAAGTATCTTATCTAATATGGCAGAGGAACTCCAGGTAATTATCAAGAAATTTAACTTCATTCAGCAGAAGTCCTCCACTTCTACAAGTGGGGGATGAATGCAAATCGTACTTCGATTCAGTGGAGGTTCAAACCCCGGCTGAATGAAGTTAAGCCTCCGGCGGATGTCACGGATTTTTTAAAGGTAGTTTACCCGAGCGAGCTCAGGTAATCCGGACGCAAATTCGACGGGCGAATTTGATAATTCAATAATAAAAAGAGGAATACTTTCAACTAAATGGTGGATAGAAAAGGCGATATCATTTTCTTGTAATCTAACTGCTAAATCTAGAGGCAAAACTAGTTGATTCATGTTATAATCTTTAAACATAAGGACCCTTCTTTCTGATTTTATTTGGTGTGGTAACTTAATTTTATCAGAAGTGGTCCTTATTTAATGTAAAAATATTTAAAACCGGTGAAATTTTACTTGTCGTAAAATTTCACCGGTTTTTTCATTTCAGAGGAGGGTTTTGTCCCAGCCTCTTTTTCACATTCGACCAGATTTGAAGATGGCATAAAGGATAAATAAGAACATGAGTGTGGCAACAATCGAGCCGACTTCAATGGCTGGAAACTCCCATAATAGGTTTCGCTGGCCAGCAATGGCGCCGCCAATGATAAGTCCGACCATGAGAATACTAAAAGATAAAAGAATGATACTAAAGGCAAGCCTGTTACTGATTTTATCCAGTCTGAGCAAAAATTGCTTGAATTCAGGTACGCTGATTTCAAAATGCAGCTTTCCTTTTTGGATAGTAGCTGTTAAGTCCTTAAGATTTTTTGGAACCTTTGATAATAATTGCATATTTTCAACAAGTTCGTCCCACGAGCCTTTAATGACCTTTTTGGGTTCAAAGCGATGCTTCAGAAGCTTTTCACCAAATGGTTTGACTGTATCCATGATACTGAGATCAGGGTCCAGATCCTTTACGACACCTTCAATAATAAGCAGTGTCTTACCTAAAATGGTCAAATCTGAGGGAATCTGGATTTCATGATGGTGAATGATTGTAAGCAGATCGTTCAAAGCAGCCCCAATGCTTAGTTTGCTCAATGGGATATCCGAGTATTTCATGACAAATTCATCAATTTCAATATATAAAGAGCCTAAATCGGTTTGATCTGATTGGATTCCCATGGAAGAAATGGCCTTTAACAAGCCCTTTGTATTTCTTCGCTGAAGATTGATGACCAGTGAAGCAAAATGATATTTCGTATCTTCACTTAAACGTCCTACCATACCAAAGTCTAAATAAGCAATGTGATTCCCTGGCATAATATAGATATTGCCTGGATGCGGATCTCCATGGAAGAATCCTTCTATCAAAATCTGATGAAGCATGGATTCTGTAATTCGTTTGGCAATCAATTTACGATTGTAGCCTTCTTCGTCAAGCTTTTTGATGTTATTGACCTTTATTCCATCCACATAGTCCATGGTTAGTATTTTTTTTGTAGAAAGACTCCAGTGGACCTTTGGAATAACAATTTCCGCTTTTTGAGTGAATTGGTGAGCAATTCGTTCACTATTTCTTCCTTCGATTTGATAATCAAGCTCTGCTCTTAAACAATTAGAAAACTCTTCAATAATCCGTCGAATCTGATAGTGTTTTGCCCAGGAGATTTTATCCTCCATAATTCTTGCTAAATCATCGAGTATTTCCAAATCTGTTTCAACGATGGGTTTAATATCAGGCCGTTGTATTTTAACGGCTACCCGTTCTCCTGTATGTAGAATCGCCTCATGTACCTGGCCGATAGACGCACTTGCAAGCGGAGTTTCGGAAAAAGAATGAAAAAGAGTATGGATGCTTTCTCCTAATTCTAATTCAATCATGCTGCGCGCCTGTTGGTAGGAGAAGGAAGAAACCTGATCCTGCAGCTTTTCCAACTCTTCGGCGATTTCAATTGGTACAAGGTCACGTCTTGTGCTGGCAATTTGCCCAAGCTTGATAAAGGTGGGCCCTAAGCCCTGTAGCACTTCTCTGAGCTTTATTCCGGCATATTTTTTACTTAATTGCGAACTTTCCTGATTTTTAGGTAGGTGATGCTTTGTGAGTCCTAAGCGATATACTAAATGACTGAAACCGTTTCGTAAAAAAGCGTTGCTAATTTCCTGATATCTTTGTGCATGTTTTAGTCTTTTGCCAAGCATGTATGTTCCCCCAAGCCCAAATTTTCAATTTAGATTCTATATCACACGAATATTGTGTAGAATTTGTCTGTTATAGGGTTAGTCTAAGCTGACCTTCCTTTTTATGATACAACATTTTTCTTCATCCGTATCCTACTTCATAAAAAAGTGATTGTCTATTCTTTGCTGACAATGCGTGCTTTTCATAGGAGTTGGGCAATATACTACTATTTAAGATTATTCAGCAGGTGACCTTTCCTTCTATTAGTGGGGAATCTAAAAAGGCGATTTGCAGAAAGGGGAATAGGTTATGAAATTAACACCAGAACAGCGAATTGAGCTTCATGGTTTTAATAATTTAACGAAGTCCTTAAGCTTTAATATGTATGATATTTGCTATACAAGAACGCGAGAAGAACGTGAAGCCTATATAGAATATATTGATGAGCAATATAATGCTGACAGATTGACCAAAATATTAAAGCACGTTGCTGATATTATTGGAGCGCATGTCTTAAATGTGGCTAAGCAGGATTATGTACCACAGGGTGCTAGTGTCACGGTTTTAGTTTCTGAGGGACCGGTTGTGGAAGTGCCGACAGGGTCCTTTGAGGAAACGCCAGGCCCGCTTCCTGATAATGTCGTTCTGCAGCTTGACAAAAGTCATATTACCGTCCATACATATCCAGAATATCATCCGGAGGAAGGTATCAGTACTTTTAGGGCTGATATAGATGTGTCAACCTGCGGCGAAATCTCTCCACTTAAGGCATTAAATTACTTGATTCATTCTTTTGAAACGGATGTAATGTCGATTGATTACAGGGTAAGAGGCTTCACAAGAGCAAAAGACGGACACAAGCTATTTATCGACCATGAGATAAACTCCATTCAAAATTATATCCCGGACAATATTAAGGAATTATATGACATGATTGACGTCAATGTGTATCAAGAGAATATCTTCCATACGAAATGTAAATTGAAGGAATTTGATTTAAATAATTACTTATTTGGTTATTCAAAGGATAAGCTGAATCCTGAGGAAATGAAGGAAATTTCAGCCAGCTTAACTGCAGAAATGCATGAGATTTTTTATGGGAAAAATATGTCTCGCCATCTTCAATAGGGGTCATGAAATAGTAAAAGCTGTTGAATAAACAACAGCTTTTACTATTTTATGACCGCTGGATCATCGAACTGGAGTAATTTTTAACAAGCTTCTGTAAATTTCGATGGCTTTCTCTTACCTTTATCGATTCATCAATAATTTTTTGAAAACCCTCTAAATCTTTATCGTTGGCATTGAGAACGGATCTTGTCACACTTTCAGCGATTTGTTGTAAGGTTGGTTCTGAGCTCATCATAATGACCACCTTTCCTTATTTTGCTCCTTAATAATTTATCGAAAGGGGCTCGATTCTCCTGCTGGGAAACTTGTAAACTTATCTACATTTATCAGCAAATTCATTTTAATTTAGTGATGGTTCAACAGGGTATCTATTATTTGGAGCAAATAAACAGAAACAGCCATCCAAATAGCGAGTTTCCACCTTTGGTTGGCTGTTGGATGGTTGATTGTTGTTGCTTAAGGGAAAGGGCATTCCGATTACGGCTGGTTGCTGATGTTTTTCTTGGCCATATCGACTAATTCCTTAACCATACTGCCCCCAAGCCTTCCTCCAATTTTACCGGCCTGCTCGGATGTCAGCTGACCGTTATATCCATTTTTTAATGGTACACCGCCTTCTTCGGCCGCTTCAAATTTTGCATCCTCCGGTTTACTACTTCCAGCCACTTTTGCTTTTAGTTGATCAAGTCCTTTTCTTGCATCGGGTATAAGGATTTTATTTTTATTTTTACGTGTCAAAGTAATTCCTCCTTTAGGTTAGAGTTTCCTTAATCGCTATGGAATAACTAAGCATAATAAGTTTCATGGGAAAGAAAAAAATATGAGCATTTAAATTGTATGTTTTTTATGAGTAGTGCTATTATTTGCATAATAACTCTTGGCAACACGAAGCGTTTTAATAGGTTAGAAAAAAACATGTAGGATCGATTATAAAATATCTTATCAAGAGAGGTGTAGGGACTGGCCTGATGAAGCCTCAGCAACCGCAGATATATTTTGAATGGTGCTAAATCCAGCAAAGCTTGGCTTTGAAAGATAGGGGGAGATTTCTTTTTTATACAAAAAAGTTCTCTTCTAAAAAGAAGATGATTTTTGTATGGGAAGGGGAATAAGATGAAAAAACTACTAACAGTTGATGAATATTTAGATTTGTATCTTCTAGCAGGAAAGCTTGGCGATCCATCCTGGCAGAACGAGATAATGGATAAGCTAAAAAAAGGGGAATATATAGCAGAGCAAACGTTGAAAATTCGTAATCTTTGGAATAAATATAAAAAGGTTAATATGGAAATGCTGGATCTGTACCGACAACTACAGAAGGATGCATCGAACGAAGCTGTTACGGAAAAAATCCGCGCCTTAAAGCTACAGCGAAGCACCATCAATAAACAAATTCAACAAGAACAAAAGAAATCTCAGCACTCGCACTCCAAATCAACCAAATAAGCACTTTTATAGTCATAACTACAATAGGGGATTGTTCTCTGACGCATTAAAGCGCCGGGGGACAGTCCCCCGGTACGTTAATAGGGTAATGGGTTGATTTGGCGAAGAAGAATGTGAAAATAGTTCATAATTTGTTCAATATTTCACAATCTATGATGGATTTTATGTGTTATTCTAATACCATAGAAAAACAAAGGAGTGATAAACATGATGGTTTGTAAATGGATGAACTTTTCTACCGACACAGAAACGTATACACAGGATGATTTCGAAGGATTAGTGGGAGATCGTTTTGAGGCGATGGTTATAAAGGAAAGCACTAAGCTTCCTTCTTATATATGGACAAATAATTTTGTAGTGATCGTTAAGAACAATTCGAGTAAATTCTCTGATATATCATTCGAGAAAATACCAAGAAACCCTGTGCGGGAATAATCATCCACAACTGCAAGCCCCATCAGGTGACACATCATGTTTTTTATTTAATTATTTTTTTTTGACAACTAATGTGAAATACTTCACAAATTTGGAGGTAAACAAATGGCTGTAAAAGAAAGAGAAGTTATGGAAAAAAGTAAAGTAGAATCACCATCAGTACCTGAAATGATTGATACTCTTGTGGATAATGGCTTAAAGGCATTAAAGGAATTTCATTCATTCGATCAGGAAAAGATTGATGAAATTGTAAAAAATATGGCTGTTGCCGGTATTGACCAGCATATGCCTCTTGCCAAGTTAGCTGTAGAGGAAACGGGTAGAGGCGTTTATGAAGATAAAATCATTAAAAACATTTTTGCAACTGAATATATCTATAACAATATTAAATATGATAAAACAGTAGGCATTATTAATGAAAATGAGTTGGAAGGAACCTTCGAAATCGCTGAACCAGTTGGAGTGATTGCTGGTGTAACACCGGTTACAAATCCAACATCAACTACATTATTTAAGGCTATAATTGCCATAAAAACCCGTAATCCAATTATTTTTGCTTTCCATCCATCTGCGCAAAAATGCAGCAGTGAAGCAGCGAGGATTGTGAGGGATGCTGCGATTCTAGCAGGAGCTCCTGAACATTGTATTCAATGGATTGAAAAACCGTCATTAGAAGCAACAAGATTATTGATGCACCATGATCATATTTCACTTATTTTAGCTACTGGCGGTTCTGGCATGGTTAAATCAGCTTACAGTTCAGGAAAACCAGCGCTTGGAGTAGGACCTGGTAATGTTCCTTGTTATATCGAAAAGTCTGCCAATCTTCATCGCTCAATAAATGATTTGATTTTATCTAAAACCTTTGACAATGGAATGATTTGTGCCTCAGAGCAGGCCGTTATTATAGATAAAGAAATTTACGCAGAAGCCAAAAGTGAAT of the Bacillus tuaregi genome contains:
- a CDS encoding alpha/beta-type small acid-soluble spore protein, coding for MTRKNKNKILIPDARKGLDQLKAKVAGSSKPEDAKFEAAEEGGVPLKNGYNGQLTSEQAGKIGGRLGGSMVKELVDMAKKNISNQP